A DNA window from Coffea arabica cultivar ET-39 chromosome 6c, Coffea Arabica ET-39 HiFi, whole genome shotgun sequence contains the following coding sequences:
- the LOC113692012 gene encoding ubiquitin-conjugating enzyme E2 14-like: MEPQAAPPSQASLLLQKQLKDLCRNPIEGFSAGLVDESNMFEWSVTIMGPPGSLYDEGYFNAIISFPKDYPVSPPAVKFTSEIWHPNVYPDGKVCMSILHPPGDDPYGYEHATERWNPLHTVESIVLSIISMLSSPNDESPANVDAAKEWRGQRDQFKKRVKRCVRMSQEML, encoded by the coding sequence ATGGAGCCACAGGCAGCTCCTCCTTCACAAGCAAGCCTTCTGCTTCAAAAACAGCTCAAAGATCTTTGCAGGAATCCGATAGAAGGATTCTCAGCGGGTTTGGTGGATGAGAGCAATATGTTTGAATGGAGTGTTACCATCATGGGGCCTCCTGGTTCACTCTACGATGAAGGCTATTTTAATGCCATTATAAGCTTTCCAAAGGATTACCCCGTCAGCCCTCCAGCAGTGAAATTTACATCGGAGATATGGCATCCAAACGTATATCCTGATGGAAAAGTTTGCATGTCGATTCTTCATCCGCCCGGTGATGATCCATACGGCTATGAGCATGCAACTGAGCGCTGGAACCCCCTTCATACCGTTGAAAGCATAGTCCTGAGCATCATATCGATGCTTTCTAGCCCGAACGACGAGTCTCCTGCGAATGTGGATGCTGCAAAGGAGTGGAGAGGCCAGAGAGACCAATTCAAGAAGAGAGTGAAGCGTTGTGTTAGGATGTCTCAGGAGATGTTGTGA
- the LOC113691622 gene encoding pentatricopeptide repeat-containing protein At4g30825, chloroplastic-like, which translates to MASFKLTISLENPSYEKHKFTVNSVRIVDSFSISLFPGCLHISGSCVSKPFCKVQPIKVSQLDTELLDTCDSNLVVDSVFESNDDVDSESVDSSRGNFDGNFRKGGFNVWKRFMGVKRVKKDSNLRSNLWKGVNKAKSGEKAMKTDRKDIMDRRLSDNKLALDFDISNLECDLSLKRCNGILKQLEHSNSDSKALSFFEWMRENGKLKKNLTAYNLIFRVLGRREDWDVAEDMIREIADSGCEIEYQIFNTLIYACYKRGLVDLGAKWFNRMFEHGVRPNIATFGMLMSLYQKGWRVEEAEFAFSKMRELNIVCHSAYSATITIYTRMGLYDKAEDVISLLRADKVTLNLENWLVMLNAYSQQGKLDDAERVLLSMQNAGFTPNIIAYNTLITGYGKVSNMNAADRLFHDLENVGLKPDETTYRSMIEGWGRTNNYKEAKRFYMELKRLELMPNSSNLFTMINLQAKHQDEEGILRTIDDMMMIGCQKSSVLGIILQAYEKAERIAKVPHILKGSLYDHILQNQTSCSILVMAYVKNCLISDALKVLKEKQWQDSLSEDNLYHLLICSCKELGHLENAKKIFDFMPKSDDKPNLYIICTMIDIFSTMSQFSEAESLYIKLRKSGISLDMITFSVVVRMYVKSGCLEKACIVLDVMDKQTNIVPDVYLLRDMFRIYQQCGMLDKLQGLYYKTLKSGIIWDQELYNCVLNCCARALPVDELSKVLDEMLRHGFAPNTVTFNVMLDVYGKSGLFKRARKVFWMAKKRGLIDAISYNTMIAAYGQHKDLKNMSSTVKKMQFNGFSVSLEAYNCMLDAYGKEGEMEKFRNVLQRMKESSCVSDSYTYNIMINIYGEQGWIEEVSGILMELKQFALGLDLCGYNTLIKAYGIAGMVEEAVALVKEMRENGIKPDRITYYNLINALQKNDMFLEAVKWSLWMKQTGLSN; encoded by the coding sequence ATGGCCTCTTTCAAGCTCACAATATCACTGGAAAATCCTTCATATGAAAAACACAAGTTTACAGTGAATTCTGTCCGAATTGTTGATTCCTTTTCGATTTCCTTGTTTCCTGGATGCTTGCATATATCTGGATCATGTGTAAGCAAGCCCTTTTGCAAGGTGCAGCCCATTAAGGTTTCTCAGTTGGATACTGAGCTTTTGGATACTTGTGATTCAAATTTGGTTGTTGATTCGGTTTTCGAGTCAAATGATGATGTGGATTCCGAGAGTGTAGATTCTAGCAGAGGGAATTTTGATGGGAATTTTAGGAAGGGTGGGTTTAATGTTTGGAAAAGATTTATGGGTGTAAAGAGAGTGAAGAAAGATTCAAACTTGAGGTCAAATTTGTGGAAGGGGGTTAATAAGGCGAAAAGTGGAGAGAAGGCTATGAAAACTGACAGGAAAGATATTATGGATCGTCGTTTATCGGATAATAAACTGGCATTGGATTTTGATATTAGTAATTTGGAGTGTGATTTGAGCTTGAAGCGTTGTAATGGAATCTTGAAGCAACTGGAACATAGTAATAGTGACAGTAAAGCTTTGAGTTTTTTTGAGTGGATGAGAGAaaatgggaagttgaagaagaatttGACAGCgtataatttaatatttagAGTGCTAGGGAGGAGAGAGGACTGGGATGTAGCAGAGGACATGATTAGAGAGATTGCTGATTCAGGGTGTGAGATCGAATATCAAATTTTTAACACTCTGATTTATGCTTGTTACAAGCGGGGGCTTGTAGATTTGGGAGCAAAGTGGTTTAACAGGATGTTCGAACATGGGGTCAGGCCTAATATTGCCACTTTTGGAATGCTTATGAGTCTTTATCAGAAGGGTTGGAGAGTTGAGGAGGCAGAGTTTGCGTTTTCTAAGATGAGGGAGCTTAATATTGTATGTCACTCAGCATACTCAGCTACGATCACTATATACACACGCATGGGCTTGTATGATAAGGCAGAAGATGTTATTTCACTCTTGAGAGCAGATAAAGTAACCTTAAATCTGGAGAATTGGTTGGTTATGCTTAATGCTTACAGCCAACAAGGCAAGCTAGATGATGCTGAGAGAGTCTTGCTTTCTATGCAGAATGCTGGTTTTACTCCAAATATCATTGCTTACAACACACTAATTACTGGTTACGGGAAAGTTTCAAACATGAATGCTGCAGACCGTTTGTTTCATGACCTTGAAAATGTCGGATTGAAGCCCGATGAAACAACTTACAGGTCCATGATTGAAGGATGGGGGAGGACAAATAATTACAAGGAAGCCAAGCGGTTCTATATGGAACTTAAAAGGTTGGAACTTATGCCGAACTCATCAAATTTGTTCACAATGATAAACTTGCAGGCTAAACATCAAGATGAAGAGGGCATCCTGAGAACTATCGATGACATGATGATGATTGGTTGCCAGAAGTCCTCTGTCCTTGGTATAATTTTGCAAGCTTATGAGAAGGCTGAAAGAATTGCAAAAGTGCCTCATATTCTAAAAGGTTCTCTCTATGACCACATTCTGCAAAATCAGACATCTTGCTCAATTCTGGTCATGGCTTATGTAAAAAACTGCTTGATAAGTGATGCTTTGAAAGTGCTAAAGGAGAAGCAGTGGCAGGATTCTCTATCTGAGGACAATCTGTACCATTTGCTTATCTGTTCTTGCAAAGAATTGGGTCATCTAGAGAATGCCAAAAAGATCTTTGATTTCATGCCAAAATCTGATGACAAGCCTAACTTGTACATAATCTGTACAATGATAGACATTTTCAGCACAATGAGTCAATTCAGTGAAGCTGAAAGCCTTTATATCAAGTTAAGAAAATCAGGCATTTCCTTGGACATGATAACTTTCAGTGTTGTAGTCAGAATGTATGTGAAATCTGGCTGTTTAGAGAAGGCATGCATAGTTCTTGATGTAATGGACAAACAGACGAACATTGTTCCAGATGTTTATCTGCTTAGAGATATGTTCCGAATTTATCAACAGTGTGGTATGCTCGATAAATTGCAAGGTCTTTACTACAAAACCTTGAAAAGTGGAATCATATGGGATCAGGAATTGTACAACTGTGTGTTAAACTGCTGTGCTCGTGCTTTGCCAGTTGATGAACTCTCAAAAGTTCTTGATGAGATGCTTCGACATGGGTTTGCTCCTAATACTGTCACTTTTAATGTGATGCTTGATGTTTATGGAAAATCTGGGCTATTCAAGAGGGCAAGGAAAGTATTTTGGATGGCTAAAAAGCGAGGTCTAATTGATGCTATCTCTTACAATACAATGATAGCTGCATATGGGCAGCATAAGGACTTGAAGAATATGTCATCTACtgtgaaaaaaatgcaatttaatGGCTTTTCAGTTTCCCTTGAAGCCTATAACTGTATGTTGGATGCCTATGGGAAAGAAGGTGAAATGGAGAAATTCAGAAATGTCTTGCAGAGAATGAAGGAATCTAGCTGTGTTTCAGATTCCTACACATACAATATAATGATTAATATATATGGAGAGCAAGGATGGATTGAAGAAGTGTCTGGCATTCTGATGGAACTGAAACAATTTGCACTTGGGCTTGATTTATGCGGTTATAACACATTAATAAAAGCATATGGAATTGCAGGAATGGTTGAAGAGGCTGTTGCTTTGGTTAAAGAGATGAGAGAAAATGGTATAAAACCTGACCGAATAACCTATTATAATCTGATCAATGCACTGCAAAAGAACGATATGTTTCTAGAAGCTGTCAAGTGGTCTTTGTGGATGAAGCAGACAGGACTATCTAATTAA